The Mixophyes fleayi isolate aMixFle1 chromosome 1, aMixFle1.hap1, whole genome shotgun sequence genome includes a region encoding these proteins:
- the MRPL35 gene encoding large ribosomal subunit protein bL35m, with protein MLGIRAASPLRVVQSKSSVSSNMALSCAALRGAGPGSLLRQWLTKLPQSGVSVSGLCRPVLNPLTSHVRNVSGLCSPLCRSTQRLLPVTSSLARTQSASILNRITPLLPSILLQPSRTLTYTSLRKGKRKSVKSVVKRFMRLHCGLWIRRKSGYKKKLWKKTARRKNRLREIVFCNKTQSKLLNKMTTSFWKRRNWYVDDPYQKYHDRTNLTV; from the exons ATGTTAGGCATAAGAGCGGCCTCCCCTCTCCGGGTGGTACAGTCCAAGAGCTCAGTCTCCAGCAACATGGCGCTGTCCTGTGCGGCGCTGCGGGGAGCCGGGCCGGGGTCACTGCTCAG acaATGGTTGACAAAGTTGCCACAATCTGGAGTGAGCGTATCCG GTCTCTGCAGGCCAGTGCTGAACCCTCTAACCAGTCATGTAAGGAACGTGTCTGGATTGTGCTCCCCACTCTGTAGGTCCACACAAAGACTCCTTCCTGTCACAAGTAGCCTAGCACGGACACAGAGCGCGTCCATTCTCAACAG GATAACACCGCTGCTTCCAAGCATCCTTCTTCAGCCTTCACGAACCCTCACGTATACTAGTCTTCGTAAGGGGAAGAGGAAGTCTGTGAAATCTGTAGTTAAACGTTTCATGCGTCTGCACTGTGGGCTGTGGATCCGGAGAAAG TCTGGTTATAAAAAGAAGCTGTGGAAGAAAACGGCTCGCAGGAAGAATCGACTGAGAGAAATTGTCTTCTGTAACAAGACTCAGAGCAAACTGCTGAACAAAATGACCACTTCGTTCTGGAAGAGGCGAAACTGGTATGTCGATGATCCCTACCAGAAATACCACGACCGCACCAACCTGACAGTGTAG